GCGGAGGGCTGATCGGTGCGGGTTGAAAGCGGCCTTGCTGCCGCCGTCTATCGCGTTGAACGTGTCGCTGTCGCGCTGGCCGAGTTGCGTGGCTGGCGGCGCTATCTGGCGGCGTTTGCTGCCGGCGCCGTCAGCGTGCTGGCCCTTCCGCCTTATGATTTCTTGCCGGTTCTCTTCATCACCGTGCCTTTCCTCATCTGGCTTCTGGATGGTGTAGGCGAGCCGACGAGATCGCGCCGCCGCCGTGTTCTGTGGCGTGCGGGCGTCGTCGGCTGGTGGTTCGGCTTCGGCTATTTCCTTCTCGGGCTCTATTGGATCGGTCATGCCTTTCTGGTCGAAGCGGAGAAGTTCGCCTTTCTGCTTCCCGTCGCCGTCACTCTTCTGCCGGCGGGCCTCGCGCTTTTCACGGGCGCCGCCGCGGCGCTTGCACGGCTCTTCTGGTTTCGCGGCTATCGGCGTGTCGTCGTGCTCGCGGTTTCCTGGACGGTGCTGGAATGGCTCCGTGGCCATATATTGACGGGCTTCCCGTGGAACCTGATCGGCGAAAGTTTCTCAGGCTCGGATGCGCTCATGCAGGCTGCGGCGCTTGTCGGCGCCTATGGCCTCTCTTTCATCGCGCTGCTGATCGTCGGTTCGCCGGCTGCGTTCGATACGCGTGTCAGCCCAGCGCAGCGGGCCGTAGACGGCGAGCTTCTCACCGCGCCCTTGATTGCATTGGCGGGTTTGGCGTTGATCTGGGTTGGAGGTGCCGCGCGCATTTCCTCGGCCGAGTTGAAATATGCCGACGGCGTCAGCGTCAGGATCGTGCATCCGAACACGCCTTTCGCCGACGATTGGGCGGATGAGAACCGTGTTCTCACCATCATCGGGCAGCTTCTACGCATGTCGCGCGATCCGACGCCGGAACGGCCTCGGGGCATCGACGGAAAGACGGTCGTCGTCTGGCCGGAGAATGCTGTGCCGGTGCTGCTTGCGCGCCAGCCCTATGTTCTCTCCGCCATCGGCCGCGTCTTGCCCGAAGGCGCACTGCTGATCGCCGGCTCCAATCGCGGTGAGCCGGAACCTGGCGGTCCATCGGACCGTTTGCGCGTCTTCTACAACAGCCTCTATGTCGTCGGTGCGGGCGGCGAAATCGTTGAAACCTACGACAAGCATCATCTCGTGCCTTTCGGGGAATATGTGCCGCTGCGCCATTGGCTTGGCCGCATCGGTCTTCGCCAGCTCGTCCAGTTCCAGGGCAGTTTCGATGTCGGGCCGGGCCCGCGCACGCTGACACTCCCGGGCCTGCCGCCGGTAAGTCCGCTTATCTGCTACGAAGTCATTTTCCCTGGCGAGGTGGTTGCGCCCGGTCCCCGGCCGGATTGGATGGTCAACATCACGAATGATGCCTGGTTCGGCGTCCATGCCGGTCCGAGCCAGCACTTCTCGCAAGTCCGCCTGCGTGCGGTGGAGCAGGGCCTGCCCCTTGTCCGCGCGGCGAACAGCGGCATTTCCGCCGTCATCGACCCCTATGGCCGGGTATTGAAAAGTCTCCCCCTCGACAGGCGCGGCGTCATCGACGCGGCCTTGCCCGCTCCCCTGCAGCCCACCCTCTACGCCCGTCTCGGCGACTTCTTTCTGGCCTTCCTGCTGCTCGCGGCCTCCGCCGCCGCCTGGTACGGCCGGCCAAGGGTCAAAAGCCGCGCCTGAAGCTGAAGGGTTGCGTCCACATTGGGGGGGCCCCGGAATTCAGCCATTTTCTGGCGTGTGTCTTTACTGCAAGGGACGACTTATGGTTGTAGTGTGGCAGCATGGCTTTCGTCCAAAGGGTCCAGCGTGACGCGCAAATTACCGAATCCGATTGATGTCCATGTCGGCGGCCGGGTCCGCATGCGCCGCATGCTGATCGGCATGAGCCAGGAAAAACTGGGCGAGAGCCTCGGTCTCACCTTCCAGCAGGTTCAGAAATACGAGAAGGGCAGCAACCGCATCGGGGCGAGCCGCCTTTATCAGATTGGCAGCGTGCTGGGTGTTCCGATCGAATACTTCTTCGAAGGCGTGGAGCCGGGCGAAGGCAATGGCATGGAACCGGACGCAGCCCCCTCCCCCGGCTTCGACATGGACATTCTTTCGACGGCCGAAGGCATACAGCTCAACAGTGCTTTCTTCGCTATCGCCGACCCGAAGCTCCGCAAGCGTATTCTCGACCTCGTAAAGGCCCTGGGCGGTTTGAGCGACGAGGTGGAAACGCCGGCAACGGACGAAAACCAGCCCCATTGACAGCATTACGGTAAATATATAGGGGATATGCACGTATGTGCATATCTTTTTGCGCCCGGCTGTTGACCCGGCATCCGATCCTTGCAAAAACCAGAGCCGCTGGCCGGGGCTGACAGGGATTGAAGGCGATCATTGTCCCGCAACGGCATCCGATTTTAGAGCCCACGGGCGGTTCCGCCGCATTGGGGCGCAAAACTCATCTCAGACCCATGAGGGAGATCAAACTTGGCTAGGTCAAATTTCCTGTTCACCAGCGAATCCGTTTCAGAGGGCCACCCCGATAAGGTGTGCGACAGGATTTCCGACGCCGTCGTCGATCTCTATCTGGCGGCCGATCCTTTTGCCCGCGTCGCCTGCGAAACGCTGACAACCACGAACAAGATCGTGCTCGCCGGCGAAGTGCGCGGCCCCGCCTCCATCACCAAGGAGAAGGTCGAGGAAACGGCGCGCAACGCCGTCAAGGCAATCGGCTACGAACAGGAAGGCTTCCACTGGAAGAATGCCGATGTCGAGGTGCTGCTGCATGCCCAGTCCGCCGACATCGCACAGGGCGTTGATGCCGCCGGCAACAAGGATGAAGGCGCTGGCGACCAGGGCATCATGTTCGGCTATGCCTGCACCGAGACGGATGTGCTCATGCCGTCGCCGATCTATTACGCCCATCGCATCCTGAAACGCATGGCCGAGGATCGTCATTCGGGCAAGCGTCCCGAGTTCGAGCCGGATGCCAAGAGTCAGGTGACGATGAAATATGAAAACGGCAAGCCGGTCGGCGTGACCTCGGTTGTCGTTTCGACGCAGCACAAGGCGAATGTTTCGCAGGCAGATCTCCGCGAACTCGTCCGCGACGCCGTGAAGAGCGTTCTGCCCAATGGCTGGTTCCCGCCGGAAGAAGAATTCTACGTGAACCCCACCGGCAACTTCGTGATCGGCGGCCCGGACGGCGACGCCGGCCTCACCGGCCGCAAGATCATCGTCGACACCTATGGTGGCTGGGCGCCGCATGGCGGCGGTGCCTTCTCCGGCAAGGATCCGACGAAGGTCGACCGTTCGGCGGCTTACGCATCGCGTTACCTCGCGAAAAACGTTGTGGCCGCAGGCCTTTCCGAGCGCTGCACCATTCAGCTTTCCTATGCGATTGGTGTCTCGAAGCCGCTTTCGATCTATTGCGATCTGCACGGCACGGGCAAGGTCGAGGAAGATGCGATCGAGAAGGCTGTCGCGAAATGCATGGATCTCAGCCCGCGTGGTATCCGCGAGCATCTTCAGCTCAACCGGCCGATCTATGAGCGCACGGCCGCTTACGGTCATTTCGGCCGCGTGCCGGAATCGGATGGCGGTTTCTCCTGGGAGAAGACCGACCTCGCGGACAAGCTCAAGGCGGAAATCCGCTAAGAGCGGAGGACCAGAGAAGTGCGAGCGGCATGAGCCCGAGAAATTCACATCTGGGCAGTGCTTCGGAGAAATCCCGCCGCCACGTCTATGGCCGGACCAAGGGCAAGAGCTTGCGGTCCCGTCAGGCACATCTGATGGAGACCCTCGGCAAGAGGGTCTCCATTTCTCTTGCCGACAGCACCATTGATCCGGCCAGGCTCTTCGAGTGTGCAAGCGAAGTCTGGCTCGAAATCGGCTTCGGTGGCGGCGAGCATCTCGCGCACCAGGCCGCGCTTCATCCCGATGTAGGTATCCTGGGCTGCGAGCCCTTCGTGAACGGCGTCGCCAAGCTCGTCGCCGAAATCGACGAACGCGGCCTCGAAAACATCCGCATTCTCAACGACGATGCCCGCTTCCTGCTGGAGCGGCTGGCGCCTGCCTCGCTCGCCCGAACCTTCATCCTTTACCCCGATCCCTGGCCGAAAAAACGCCATAACAAGCGCCGCTTCATCAATGAGGAGACGCTGGCCTTCCTCGCCCGCGCCTTGAAGCCGGGCGGCGAACTGCGTTTCGCAAGCGACATTCCCGATTACATCGCCTGGACGCTCGCCCATATCGCCCGCTTCAACCGCGAAAATGGCGAAACCTTCGTCTGGACCGCCGAAAAGCCAGCCGATTGGCGCACGCCCTATGAAGGCTGGCCTGGCACCCGCTATGAGGCAAAGGCGATCCGCGAAGGCCGCACACCCACCTATCTCGCCTTCCGCCGCGCCTGAGCCCTCGCCGGCCCGCCCCTTGCCCTTCGCCCCGAAAAGGGGCTATATAGGCGCCAATCAAGTCAGCGACGCTCTCAGAGTGGGCTGTCTCCGGAAACGGGGGCCCGCTTTTTTTGTTTCTGGGGCCTCGTCGGCACATCTGTTTGGAGAACGGCCTTTGCCCTCCACGGGTCTCGATAAAAAGCCTGACAGCGGCGCAACCGATCTCGCCGCGCTCGACACGCATCTGATCGCGCCTCCCGGCGTTGCGCGCAGGGTGTTCGAGCAGCTGCGGGCGCCGGCCGAGGGCGCGGGCTTCGAGATCGTCCGGGTGCGCTTCGGTGTGCAGGACGGCCAGACGCTGCAGATCATGGCGGAGCGGCCGGACGGGTCGATGACGGTCGAGGATTGCGCGGAGCTGTCGCGCATGTTGTCGGCGCTGCTCGATGTCGAGGATCCGATCCCCGGCGAATATCATCTGGAAATCTCGTCGGCCGGCATCGACAGGCCGCTGACAAGGCCGAAGGATTTCGAACGCTGGAGCGGCTTTGAAGTGAAAGTCGGCTTGTCGGAGCCCCTCTCGGGCCGCAAGCGGTTTCGCGGCATCCTTCAGGGCGTCGAGGATGACGAAGTTCTTGTTGAGTGCGATATCGAAGGTTTTTCGGAGCCGCAGGTTCTCGGCCTGCCGTTCCGTCAGTTGAGTGAGGCGAAGCTCGTGATGAGCGACGACCTCATAAGGGAAAGTCTCAAACGACAGGGCCCGGTCAATGATGACCCGGACGCCCCCGCCGACGGAGAATAAGAGAATGGCTGTAAGCGCCAACCGGCTCGAACTGTTGCAGATCGCGGATGCGGTCGCGCGCGAAAAGTCGATCGACCGCGAAGTCGTCATCGAGGCGATGGCGGAAGCGATCCAGAAGGCCGCGCGTTCCCGCTACGGCGCGGAAAATGAAATCCGTGCACGGATCAATCCGCAGACCGGTGAAATTCGCCTCGTGCGCCTCCTCGAAGTGGTGGACACAGTCGAAAACGACGCCGTCCAGATCGACCTGAAATCCGCGCAGCGCCGCAATCCGGCCGCGCAGCTCGGCGATCTCATCGAGGACGAGCTGCCGCCGGTCGATTTCGGCCGCATCGCCGCGCAGACCGCCAAGCAGGTCATCGTGCAGAAGGTGCGCGACGCCGAGCGCGAGCGCCAGTACGACGAATACAAGGATCGCATCGGCGAGATCGTCAACGGCATCGTCAAGCGCGTCGAATACGGCAACGTCATCGTCGATCTCGGTCGCGGCGAAGCCATTGTCCGCCGCGACGAGCTGCTTCCGCGCGAAACCTTCCGCAATGGCGATCGCGTCCGCGCCTATATCTATGACGTGCGCCGCGAACAGCGCGGCCCGCAGATTTTCCTCTCGCGCTCGCATCCCCAGTTCATGGCGAAGCTCTTCGCGCAGGAAGTGCCGGAAATCTATGATGGCATCATCGAGATCAAGGCCGTCGCCCGCGATCCGGGCAGCCGTGCGAAGATCGCCGTTCTCTCGAACGACTCGTCGATCGATCCCGTCGGCGCCTGCGTCGGTATGCGCGGCTCCCGCGTGCAGGCCGTGGTGAACGAATTGCAGGGCGAAAAGATCGACATCATCCAGTGGTCGCCCGATGCCGCCACCTTCATCGTCAATGGCCTCGCGCCGGCCGAAGTCGTCAAGGTCGTGCTGGACGAAGATGCACAGCGCATCGAAGTCGTCGTGCCGGACGATCAGCTCTCGCTAGCCATTGGCCGCCGTGGCCAGAACGTGCGCCTCGCCTCGCAGCTCACCGGCTGGGATATCGACATCCTGACCGAGGCCGAAGAGAGCGAACGCCGTCAGGCCGAATTCCTCAGCCGCACGGCAACCTTCGCCGAGGCGCTTGATGTCGACGAGATGATCGCGCAGCTCCTCGCCTCCGAAGGCTTCGCCTCGATCGAGGAAGTGGCTTATGTCGACCTCGATGAAATCGCCGAAATCGAAGGCTTCGACGAAGACACCGCTCAGGAAATCCAGAGCCGCGCGCTCGAATATATCGAACGCCAGAACGCGGAGTTCGATGCGAAGCGCCGTGAGCTCGGCGTCGCCGATGAAGTGGCCGACGTGCCGGGCGTCACGCCGAAGATGATGGTTGCCTTCGGCGAGAACGACGTGAAGACGGTCGAGGACCTTGCCGGCTGTGCCACCGACGATCTCATCGGCTGGAACGAGACGGTGAACGGCGAGCGCAAGCATCAGCAGGGTATCATCGAGGGCTTCGATCTGACCGCCGAGGAGGCGAACGACCTCATCATGCAGGCGCGCCTCAAGGCCGGCTGGATCACCGAGGCCGATCTCGCCTCCGACGAAGAGGAAGAGGCCGGTGAAACGGACGAGGTTGGTGAAGAAGCCTGACGGCGAGGCGCACGCGGCCGATCCGCAGGGTGAAGGCGCCGAAGCCACGGATCCCTCGGAGCGCCGCTGCATCGTCTCGGGCGAGAGCGGCCCGAAAGGCGGGCTGATCCGTTTCGTGCTCGACCCCGAAGGCCGGGTCGTGCCGGATCTGGCGGAAAAGCTCCCCGGAAGGGGTTTATGGGTGACCGGAACCCGCGCAATGCTTGAAAAAGCCGTTGCGAAGGGTCACTTCGCAAGGGCGGCCAAGGCTTCCGCCAGTGCGGATTCTGGCCTTCCCGATCTTGTGGAGCGCCTGCTCGCCCGCCGCGCCGCCGATACGCTGGGCCTCGCCCGCAAGGCAGGCGCGCTGGAAGCAGGTTTTGAGAAGGTTATGACGGCCATAGATCGTGGCCGCGTGGTGTGCCTCATCGAGGCCAGGGATGGCGCCGAAGATGGTCGCCGCAAGCTCGAACAGCGCCTCCGGGTGGCCAAAGAGCAAGGTATTCTGCCCGATGTCCCCGTTCTCAGCCCCCTCTGGGCCTATGAAATGGGTTTGGCATTGGGTAGGGGAAATGTGATACATGCTGCCCTGATCCAGGGACGCATGCAGGCGAAAGTCATGGCGGATCTCGTCAGGCTGGAACGCTATGGGCGGAAAGACAGCCCGGAAAATGCCCGTTCTCTCTGAGGACGGGGCCCAGGATAACGAAGGATACGAATGACCGACCAGGCCGATACGAGCGAACGCAAACCGAAAGCCGCAGGCAAGACGTTGAGCCTCAAGCGGACGGTGGAATCTGGCCATGTGCGCCAGAATTTCTCGCATGGCCGCTCGAAGTCGGTCGTCGTCGAGAAAAAGAAGAAGCGCACGCTGAAGACCTCGGCGGATGCCGCACCGGCCGCCGCGCCTGCCGCTGCTCCCGCAGCAGCCGAAGAGGTCGCGAAAAAGCCGGTTGCCGCGCCTGAGGTAAAGCCCGCCGCTCCGGTCGAGGAAAGGCCGGCACCCGTCGCCAAGGCCGCGCCTGAAGTCAAGGCAGTGCCCGCCCCGGCTCCGGCCGCCGCGCCTGCCGTGGAAAAGAAGCCGAGCCGTTCGCGCTCCGGCGTCGTCCTTCGCACGCTCACCGAAGAAGAAAAAAACGCCCGTGCCCAGGCGCTCGACAGCGCGCGCGAACGTGAAGGCGAGGATCGCCGGCGCGCCGAGGAAGAAGCCAGGCGCTTCGCCGAGGAAGATGCCCGCCGCGAAGCAGAGCGTGCCGCCGCGGCCGCGCGCGCCGCCGAGGAAGCCTCGCGTCACACCGCCGATCAGTCCACGCGGACCCGCGCCGCCGAGGAAGCCAAGCGCCGCCTCGACGATGACCGGCCCGCCGCCACGCCTGCGGCCGCCCGCCCCGCCAAGGAGCAGGCGATCGAGGAAGACGACGATAAGCCGAAGCGCGGCGCCGGCCACACGCCCGCCAAGGCGCCGCCTGCGCGCCGCAGCGAAGAACGCCGTCGCGGCAAGCTCACCATCACCAAGGCTTTCGACGACGAGAGCGAGCGCCAGCGTTCGCTCGCTTCGATGCGCCGCCGCGTGGAGCGCGAGCGCAAGAAGCACATGGGCATTCAGGAAGCCCCGCAGAAAATCATCCGTGAAGTCGTCATTCCGGAAGTCATCACCATTCAGGAACTCGCGAACCGCATGGCGGAGCGCGCAGTCGATGTGATGAAGATCCTGATGAAGCAGGGCATCATGCTGAAGATCACCGATGTGATCGACAGCGACACCGCCCAGCTCGTCGCCGAAGAACTCGGCCACACCGTGAAGCGCGTTGCGGAATCGGACGTTGAGGAAGGCCTCGTCGGCGAAGCCGATATCGAAGAGGCGAAGCAGGCGCGCGCGCCCGTCGTCACGGTCATGGGCCATGTCGACCACGGCAAGACCTCGCTGCTCGACGCGCTACGCAAGACCGACGTCGCGGCCGGCGAAGCGGGCGGCATCACGCAGCATATCGGCGCCTATCAGGTAAACCTGAGCTCGGGCGAGCGCATCACCTTCCTCGATACGCCGGGCCACGCCGCCTTCACCTCGATG
Above is a window of Parvibaculum lavamentivorans DS-1 DNA encoding:
- the lnt gene encoding apolipoprotein N-acyltransferase, translating into MRVESGLAAAVYRVERVAVALAELRGWRRYLAAFAAGAVSVLALPPYDFLPVLFITVPFLIWLLDGVGEPTRSRRRRVLWRAGVVGWWFGFGYFLLGLYWIGHAFLVEAEKFAFLLPVAVTLLPAGLALFTGAAAALARLFWFRGYRRVVVLAVSWTVLEWLRGHILTGFPWNLIGESFSGSDALMQAAALVGAYGLSFIALLIVGSPAAFDTRVSPAQRAVDGELLTAPLIALAGLALIWVGGAARISSAELKYADGVSVRIVHPNTPFADDWADENRVLTIIGQLLRMSRDPTPERPRGIDGKTVVVWPENAVPVLLARQPYVLSAIGRVLPEGALLIAGSNRGEPEPGGPSDRLRVFYNSLYVVGAGGEIVETYDKHHLVPFGEYVPLRHWLGRIGLRQLVQFQGSFDVGPGPRTLTLPGLPPVSPLICYEVIFPGEVVAPGPRPDWMVNITNDAWFGVHAGPSQHFSQVRLRAVEQGLPLVRAANSGISAVIDPYGRVLKSLPLDRRGVIDAALPAPLQPTLYARLGDFFLAFLLLAASAAAWYGRPRVKSRA
- a CDS encoding helix-turn-helix domain-containing protein; amino-acid sequence: MRRMLIGMSQEKLGESLGLTFQQVQKYEKGSNRIGASRLYQIGSVLGVPIEYFFEGVEPGEGNGMEPDAAPSPGFDMDILSTAEGIQLNSAFFAIADPKLRKRILDLVKALGGLSDEVETPATDENQPH
- the metK gene encoding methionine adenosyltransferase, yielding MARSNFLFTSESVSEGHPDKVCDRISDAVVDLYLAADPFARVACETLTTTNKIVLAGEVRGPASITKEKVEETARNAVKAIGYEQEGFHWKNADVEVLLHAQSADIAQGVDAAGNKDEGAGDQGIMFGYACTETDVLMPSPIYYAHRILKRMAEDRHSGKRPEFEPDAKSQVTMKYENGKPVGVTSVVVSTQHKANVSQADLRELVRDAVKSVLPNGWFPPEEEFYVNPTGNFVIGGPDGDAGLTGRKIIVDTYGGWAPHGGGAFSGKDPTKVDRSAAYASRYLAKNVVAAGLSERCTIQLSYAIGVSKPLSIYCDLHGTGKVEEDAIEKAVAKCMDLSPRGIREHLQLNRPIYERTAAYGHFGRVPESDGGFSWEKTDLADKLKAEIR
- the trmB gene encoding tRNA (guanosine(46)-N7)-methyltransferase TrmB — encoded protein: MSPRNSHLGSASEKSRRHVYGRTKGKSLRSRQAHLMETLGKRVSISLADSTIDPARLFECASEVWLEIGFGGGEHLAHQAALHPDVGILGCEPFVNGVAKLVAEIDERGLENIRILNDDARFLLERLAPASLARTFILYPDPWPKKRHNKRRFINEETLAFLARALKPGGELRFASDIPDYIAWTLAHIARFNRENGETFVWTAEKPADWRTPYEGWPGTRYEAKAIREGRTPTYLAFRRA
- the rimP gene encoding ribosome maturation factor RimP, with translation MPSTGLDKKPDSGATDLAALDTHLIAPPGVARRVFEQLRAPAEGAGFEIVRVRFGVQDGQTLQIMAERPDGSMTVEDCAELSRMLSALLDVEDPIPGEYHLEISSAGIDRPLTRPKDFERWSGFEVKVGLSEPLSGRKRFRGILQGVEDDEVLVECDIEGFSEPQVLGLPFRQLSEAKLVMSDDLIRESLKRQGPVNDDPDAPADGE
- the nusA gene encoding transcription termination factor NusA → MAVSANRLELLQIADAVAREKSIDREVVIEAMAEAIQKAARSRYGAENEIRARINPQTGEIRLVRLLEVVDTVENDAVQIDLKSAQRRNPAAQLGDLIEDELPPVDFGRIAAQTAKQVIVQKVRDAERERQYDEYKDRIGEIVNGIVKRVEYGNVIVDLGRGEAIVRRDELLPRETFRNGDRVRAYIYDVRREQRGPQIFLSRSHPQFMAKLFAQEVPEIYDGIIEIKAVARDPGSRAKIAVLSNDSSIDPVGACVGMRGSRVQAVVNELQGEKIDIIQWSPDAATFIVNGLAPAEVVKVVLDEDAQRIEVVVPDDQLSLAIGRRGQNVRLASQLTGWDIDILTEAEESERRQAEFLSRTATFAEALDVDEMIAQLLASEGFASIEEVAYVDLDEIAEIEGFDEDTAQEIQSRALEYIERQNAEFDAKRRELGVADEVADVPGVTPKMMVAFGENDVKTVEDLAGCATDDLIGWNETVNGERKHQQGIIEGFDLTAEEANDLIMQARLKAGWITEADLASDEEEEAGETDEVGEEA
- a CDS encoding RNA-binding protein translates to MKKPDGEAHAADPQGEGAEATDPSERRCIVSGESGPKGGLIRFVLDPEGRVVPDLAEKLPGRGLWVTGTRAMLEKAVAKGHFARAAKASASADSGLPDLVERLLARRAADTLGLARKAGALEAGFEKVMTAIDRGRVVCLIEARDGAEDGRRKLEQRLRVAKEQGILPDVPVLSPLWAYEMGLALGRGNVIHAALIQGRMQAKVMADLVRLERYGRKDSPENARSL
- the infB gene encoding translation initiation factor IF-2, with protein sequence MTDQADTSERKPKAAGKTLSLKRTVESGHVRQNFSHGRSKSVVVEKKKKRTLKTSADAAPAAAPAAAPAAAEEVAKKPVAAPEVKPAAPVEERPAPVAKAAPEVKAVPAPAPAAAPAVEKKPSRSRSGVVLRTLTEEEKNARAQALDSAREREGEDRRRAEEEARRFAEEDARREAERAAAAARAAEEASRHTADQSTRTRAAEEAKRRLDDDRPAATPAAARPAKEQAIEEDDDKPKRGAGHTPAKAPPARRSEERRRGKLTITKAFDDESERQRSLASMRRRVERERKKHMGIQEAPQKIIREVVIPEVITIQELANRMAERAVDVMKILMKQGIMLKITDVIDSDTAQLVAEELGHTVKRVAESDVEEGLVGEADIEEAKQARAPVVTVMGHVDHGKTSLLDALRKTDVAAGEAGGITQHIGAYQVNLSSGERITFLDTPGHAAFTSMRARGAKVTDIVVLVVAADDGVMPQTIEAINHAKAAGVPMIVAINKMDKPEADPTRVKNELLQHEVVVEDFGGDVLTVPISAKTGMGLDKLEETILLQAELLDIRANPDRAAEGIIVEAKLDRGRGPVGTVLVQRGTLKVGDIIVAGAEWGRVRALINDRGENVESAGPSVPVEVLGLGGAPEAGDVISVVESEGRAREVTAYRQRLQRDKRVGTGGRTSLDQMLSQLKEQDKKELPIVVKADVQGSAEAIVQALEKLGTDEVTARVLHVGVGGVTESDVTLATASRAPIIGFNVRANTQARDAARQAGVEIRYYSVIYDLVDDIKAAMSGMLSPELRETFLGNAEILEIFNISKTGKVAGCRVTEGVVRRGSHVRLIRDDVVIHEGKLSTLKRFKDEVKEVQSGQECGMAFEGYQDMRKGDVIECFDVEVVQRSLA